From the Manihot esculenta cultivar AM560-2 chromosome 3, M.esculenta_v8, whole genome shotgun sequence genome, one window contains:
- the LOC122723258 gene encoding probable rhamnogalacturonate lyase B, with protein MKITKKKRNKEEDHEYEPCWDLRRGSNKEEEEKAKTDSRFRQYGLWERYIDLYPKNDLIYTVGVSNYAKDWFFAHVNSEWYLNTEYRNGEPWKKVFGPVYVYLNSIPPSENPKALWEDAKRQMSTEVKSWPYNFPRSEDFPSSDQRGNVVGQLVVRDPYINEKLIDASLAYVGLAAPGAVGSWQTKVKGYQFWTQADKKGSFSIKNIRAGKYSLYAFVPGFLGDYKYNVDVIIQPGSEIKLGVLTYDPPRNGTTLWEIGIPDRTASEFYVPDANPTLVNKLYIDSPANKFRQYGLWERYTDLYPKNDLIYTVGVSNYAKDWFFAHVNRKVGNTAYKATTWQIIFELKSVMQSGSYTLQIALASATNSELQVRFNNANVKRPLFTTRLIGKDNAIARYGIHGLYWFYSIQVPASQLLQGKNTIYLTQTRNGSPFSGIMYDYIRLEAPTKV; from the exons aTGAAAATCACAAAGAAGAAACGAAATAAAGAGGAAGATCATGAGTATGAACCTTGTTGGGATCTTCGCAGAGGAAGCaataaggaagaagaagaaaaagcaaaGACCGATAGCAG ATTTAGACAATATGGATTGTGGGAAAGATATATTGATCTATACCCTAAGAATGATCTCATATATACCGTTGGTGTTAGTAattatgctaaagattggttctTCGCCCATGTTAACAG TGAGTGGTACTTAAATACAGAGTATCGAAATGGAGAGCCATGGAAGAAAGTTTTTGGCCCTGTTTACGTCTATCTTAATTCTATTCCGCCTTCTGAAAATCCCAAAGCCCTTTGGGAAGATGCTAAAAGACAA ATGTCAACTGAAGTTAAAAGCTGGCCATATAATTTTCCTCGATCTGAAGATTTCCCTTCTTCTGATCAACGGGGAAATGTCGTAGGTCAATTAGTAGTTCGTGACCCATACATCAATGAAAAATTGATTGATGCAAGTTTAGCTTATGTGGGATTGGCAGCACCAGGTGCTGTGGGCTCATGGCAAACAAAAGTAAAG GGTTACCAATTTTGGACTCAAGCTGACAAGAAAGGAagtttctcaattaaaaatatCAGAGCTGGGAAATATAGTTTATATGCATTTGTTCCTGGTTTTCTTGGAGATTACAAGTATAATGTTGATGTCATTATTCAACCAG GATCTGAGATCAAATTGGGTGTACTTACATATGATCCTCCAAGAAATGGTACAACTCTTTGGGAAATTGGCATTCCTGATCGTACTGCTTCTGAATTCTATGTACCAGACGCAAACCCAACACTCGTCAACAAATTGTATATTGATAGCCCAGCAAACAA ATTTAGACAATATGGATTGTGGGAAAGATATACTGATCTATACCCTAAGAATGATCTCATATATACCGTTGGTGTTAGTAattatgctaaagattggttctTCGCCCATGTTAACAG AAAAGTTGGAAATACGGCATATAAGGCAACTACATGGCAGATCATATTTGAACTTAAAAGTGTAATGCAAAGTGGAAGTTACACTTTGCAAATAGCCTTGGCATCAGCTACTAATTCTGAACTTCAG GTGAGGTTCAACAATGCCAATGTCAAACGACCTCTTTTCACAACAAGGCTAATAGGCAAGGATAATGCTATTGCAAGATACGGAATTCATGGTTTATATTGGTTCTATAGCATTCAAGTACCAGCTTCTCAACTTCTCCAAGGAAAGAATACAATTTATCTTACTCAGACTAGAAATGGAAGCCCTTTTAGTGGTATTATGTATGATTATATTCGTTTAGAAGCACCGACAAAAGTTTAA